Genomic window (Vigna radiata var. radiata cultivar VC1973A chromosome 1, Vradiata_ver6, whole genome shotgun sequence):
CTGCTTTTGTTCTATATTGTGTTTTTGTGGTTGTGATTGTGAGCATTGCGGTTGTGCAATGTTAAACTTTTTGTCTGTACCAACCATGAGAAAGGattatacaaatatttcaattattgatATATCTTTTAGGGTTTCTACGTAACATTAGAAAGAACTATAAGATTATTTTGATCATTGTTGTATCTTTTACTGTTTATAAAATCTCCGACCAATGCACAAAGCATAAGGTATctcatttactttttttcaaCATTCCATATTACCACACTATTTGGCAGGTGACacttataaattcaaataaaaattataaattgttgtGAGTGAGGTGACActtgtaaataaaaatgaaaattgaaatttgaattgacTGTAGATGAACTGCAACAGATTGTATGACTGAAATTTGGTGGTTGCTGGACAACTCTACAAAAGCATTATTGTGGTCATAATTGTGATTGCGGATCACAGTTTAAAATCATATTGtggaaatttaaaaagaatagattttagaatttaatttagaGCTTAATGATTATATATTCAGGTAAAATGGTTTTATATTATCATCCAATCTCATATCATTGTTTGTAAGACTACTTCTGATTATGGTAAAAGTGAAGAAaatcttttctctttaattcattcattcatttggTGTAAATATATTTGCAGAAAACATCTACgactaaatataaattaaactggagaggtttaataatattaatgtttatacatatagtatgtatgtatatataaattgtaaagTTTTTagactatttttttaatgttattactatttttaactgGTCTTATAGTGATTACATATGAAGTTAAATTCCAAATTGTGACGGATTGAACTGCGCAGATGATTGCGAAGGGCTTGTAGTGACTGAGTTGCCGACGGGTATGTTCAAGAAGAGCAGGGTGACGGAGAATAATGCTGCAGGAAGTGACAAGTTTTTCAAGAAGACACTTTTCCTTAACTCTCAAGGTGCATATTCCTTTATTCTACAATGTGTTTCTGtatatttcaatttcttccGATGGTTCAGAGCATACaaaacatcaaattttatacctttttttttttattgcactTAGCTTAGGCACTACCAACTGagaattattatcattaaactaaaagcattttaatttattaattaattcattaaataacTTGGACATTGTGTCATTTATGTGGTTTCACTTTGATGCAGAGGATCCAGTTATACAAAGAGCTACATCAATGATTGAAAACAATccgaaaagaagaaaaaataaccTGACACTATATGATCAAGTTACTCAAAACTTAAAGCAAACAAACACTGAGATAGCCTCCAAATGGAGCGGTTACTTAAATGAGTACGATGGCAATTCAGAGTTTGGACTGAATAAAAGCTTCAACGTGGACAAAAATTCAGGTTCATGTGATAACATTGTCTTGGAGACAATAGCTGATGAAAGGGTGGAAGATGATATTCACCCGGATTTTATGTGAATTGTATTAGTATTTATGATTGTGTGGActaattttttactaatta
Coding sequences:
- the LOC106768553 gene encoding uncharacterized protein LOC106768553, with translation MSTLFIALQCYQCSTMQVKQKKKSSNKWSCAVCNQKQSVRRVFAQGFMAKDVRKFVQDFNMSRKSFDDGDWPLAGTLDPAPEISDGEVSRQKRRNDWSAYLDQEDHHTLEEQQLHHDDDCEGLVVTELPTGMFKKSRVTENNAAGSDKFFKKTLFLNSQEDPVIQRATSMIENNPKRRKNNLTLYDQVTQNLKQTNTEIASKWSGYLNEYDGNSEFGLNKSFNVDKNSGSCDNIVLETIADERVEDDIHPDFM